In the Longibacter salinarum genome, one interval contains:
- the ruvC gene encoding crossover junction endodeoxyribonuclease RuvC — MLILGIDPGSRVTGYGIIDASSGDETPVAFGTVRLDTSDSHPDRLKEIFDALTDLICEHTPDALAIEMPVYGQNPQSMLKLGRAQAAAMLAGLNQDLSVAQYTPKEIKKSVTGNGNASKTQVQYMVRSILNLEKGTSGFTHDAADALAVALCHSNRGSHGETQSYTGWASFVANNPDRVSE, encoded by the coding sequence ATGCTCATTCTCGGCATCGACCCCGGATCGCGCGTAACCGGCTATGGCATCATTGACGCAAGCTCAGGGGACGAGACGCCGGTAGCCTTCGGGACCGTCCGCCTCGACACGTCAGACAGCCACCCGGATCGGCTCAAGGAAATCTTCGACGCGCTCACGGACCTGATCTGCGAGCACACGCCCGACGCATTGGCCATCGAAATGCCGGTGTACGGCCAGAACCCTCAGTCCATGCTCAAGCTCGGCCGCGCTCAGGCCGCCGCCATGCTCGCCGGACTGAATCAGGATCTTTCCGTCGCGCAGTACACGCCGAAGGAGATCAAGAAGTCCGTCACGGGGAACGGCAACGCCTCGAAGACGCAGGTTCAGTACATGGTGCGCTCCATCTTGAATTTAGAGAAGGGCACCAGTGGGTTCACGCATGACGCTGCGGACGCTCTCGCGGTCGCCCTCTGCCACTCGAATCGGGGCTCGCACGGCGAAACGCAATCCTACACGGGCTGGGCCAGCTTTGTCGCCAATAACCCGGACCGCGTGTCCGAGTGA
- a CDS encoding ATP-dependent Clp protease proteolytic subunit, protein MVEDFIKFSKSLTSLPSSIYKGGLGDQPMSGLVPMVVEQTTRGERSYDIFSRLLKERIVFIGTPINDQIANLTVAQLLYLESDDSDRDINLYINSPGGVIYSGLGVYDTMQYVSSPVATICVGLAASMGSVLLAAGEEGSRAALPNSRVMIHQPLGGAEGQASDIEIQAKEIMWLKSRLYDILAHHTGKDVDQIEKDADRNYWMSAEQAAEYGLVDNVLNPGNLKNIKSNGSPDDE, encoded by the coding sequence ATGGTCGAGGACTTTATCAAATTCAGTAAGAGCCTGACCTCTCTCCCGAGCAGTATCTATAAAGGCGGACTGGGCGATCAGCCCATGTCTGGCCTCGTCCCGATGGTGGTCGAGCAGACCACACGCGGCGAGCGGTCGTACGATATCTTCAGCCGCCTGCTGAAGGAACGGATTGTCTTCATTGGCACGCCGATCAACGACCAGATTGCCAACCTGACGGTTGCGCAGCTGCTCTACCTGGAGAGCGACGACTCAGACCGTGACATCAACCTCTACATTAATTCGCCAGGCGGCGTGATTTACAGCGGCCTCGGTGTGTACGACACGATGCAGTACGTCAGCTCGCCGGTCGCGACGATCTGCGTCGGCCTCGCTGCATCTATGGGATCGGTCTTGCTTGCTGCCGGCGAAGAAGGAAGCCGTGCCGCACTCCCGAACTCCCGCGTGATGATCCACCAGCCGCTCGGCGGAGCGGAAGGACAGGCCTCGGACATTGAGATCCAGGCGAAAGAGATCATGTGGCTGAAATCGCGCCTCTACGATATCCTCGCCCACCACACAGGCAAAGATGTCGACCAGATTGAGAAGGATGCCGATCGCAACTACTGGATGAGCGCAGAGCAGGCTGCCGAATATGGCCTCGTTGACAACGTGCTAAATCCAGGTAACCTGAAGAACATCAAGTCGAACGGCAGCCCGGACGACGAATAA
- a CDS encoding YebC/PmpR family DNA-binding transcriptional regulator yields the protein MAGHNKWSKIKRQKAKEDKKKSKIWARLSREIATAAREGGGDPDMNATLAQAIERAEAENMAKDTIERAIKRGTGELEGQNYEPASYEGYAPHGVAVFIEAMTDNTNRTVADLRHLFKQYDGNLGKDGSVGYLFEQKGQFEIPVSETDELELFELVVDAGAEDLQTEGDVYVVTSSVDAFSNVESALEDAGIETESADLVRIPATTVALDESQTETVRNLIEQIEDHDDVDAVYTTLDVNGEALALDSDE from the coding sequence ATGGCTGGACACAATAAATGGTCGAAAATCAAGCGCCAGAAGGCGAAGGAGGACAAGAAAAAGTCGAAGATCTGGGCGCGCCTCTCTCGTGAAATTGCTACCGCCGCCCGAGAAGGTGGAGGCGACCCGGACATGAACGCGACGCTCGCGCAAGCGATCGAGCGAGCTGAGGCCGAGAACATGGCCAAGGACACGATCGAGCGGGCCATCAAGCGCGGCACCGGCGAACTGGAGGGACAGAACTACGAGCCGGCCTCCTACGAAGGCTACGCTCCGCACGGGGTCGCGGTCTTCATCGAGGCGATGACCGACAATACGAACCGAACCGTCGCCGACCTGCGCCACCTCTTCAAGCAATACGACGGCAACCTCGGAAAAGACGGCTCTGTCGGCTATCTCTTCGAACAGAAGGGACAGTTCGAGATCCCGGTTTCGGAAACCGACGAACTCGAGCTATTCGAACTCGTCGTCGACGCCGGAGCGGAAGACCTTCAGACCGAAGGAGATGTGTACGTGGTGACGTCATCCGTCGACGCGTTCAGCAATGTGGAATCCGCGCTCGAAGACGCGGGAATCGAGACGGAAAGCGCCGACCTTGTGCGCATCCCGGCAACAACTGTGGCCCTGGACGAAAGCCAGACGGAAACCGTCCGCAACCTGATCGAGCAGATCGAAGACCACGACGACGTCGACGCCGTCTACACCACGCTCGACGTCAACGGCGAAGCCCTCGCCCTAGACTCAGACGAGTGA
- the tig gene encoding trigger factor: METKIKQATPVEYEFEIHATAEELKPKVNEALQAQRSQMDMKGFRKGKVPMDLVKQMHGKAIGYRLAEGYVQEAFQNEIEGNDEIEPVGQPMLTDLDYKLDGDLNATIRFGVRPEVELADLSDEELSMLDHEVSDEDVDKEVQRLLQQRADLIPLDDEAADEEDFVDIDLQRIDAETDTPIIGDKEEGMTFFLDDDRLRDELREAIAGKKAGDTFRVELPPGAPPEAGADAPTETRLYEVTVNDVKRRDMPELDDEFVKDITEGEFEDVDSFLEEIRDRLKEAWSDRSREMVQGDIVDRMLELHPIPVPESVIEMYLDSFENQVKQQNDGELPDDFDKQAFRQQNRDDAERQARWMFVRDAVIDYAELEVTDEDLQAFYEDQADEQAGLTVDQLEQFYSQMPQMQERANQQILSDKVYDYLIDAFDTQRKSLDEFEDELKEKHEQRQALAGGAPAGHGHAHGHDHDHDHSH; the protein is encoded by the coding sequence ATGGAAACAAAGATCAAGCAGGCCACTCCGGTCGAATACGAGTTTGAGATCCACGCCACAGCTGAGGAGCTGAAGCCCAAAGTGAATGAGGCGCTTCAGGCCCAGCGGTCCCAGATGGATATGAAGGGATTCCGCAAGGGCAAGGTGCCCATGGATCTCGTGAAACAGATGCACGGCAAGGCCATCGGCTACCGCCTGGCTGAAGGCTACGTTCAGGAAGCGTTTCAGAACGAGATCGAGGGGAACGACGAGATTGAGCCCGTCGGCCAGCCGATGCTGACCGATCTGGATTACAAGCTCGACGGCGACCTGAACGCGACGATTCGCTTCGGCGTCCGTCCCGAAGTTGAGCTCGCCGACCTCTCCGACGAGGAGCTGTCGATGCTTGACCACGAGGTTTCGGACGAGGACGTGGACAAGGAGGTACAGCGCCTCCTTCAGCAGCGTGCCGACCTCATCCCGCTCGATGATGAAGCCGCCGACGAGGAAGACTTCGTCGACATCGATCTTCAGCGCATCGATGCGGAAACGGACACGCCGATCATCGGCGATAAGGAGGAAGGCATGACGTTCTTCCTCGACGACGATCGCCTCCGCGACGAACTGCGCGAGGCCATTGCCGGCAAGAAGGCTGGCGACACGTTCCGCGTGGAGCTTCCGCCGGGTGCCCCGCCGGAAGCCGGTGCCGACGCGCCGACCGAGACGCGCCTCTACGAGGTGACGGTCAACGACGTCAAGCGCCGCGACATGCCGGAGCTCGACGATGAGTTCGTCAAGGATATCACGGAAGGCGAATTCGAGGATGTCGATTCCTTCCTCGAGGAGATCCGCGACCGCCTGAAGGAGGCGTGGAGTGACCGCTCTCGCGAGATGGTCCAGGGGGACATCGTGGACCGGATGCTGGAACTGCACCCGATTCCCGTTCCGGAATCCGTCATCGAGATGTACCTGGATTCCTTCGAGAACCAGGTCAAGCAGCAAAACGACGGCGAGCTGCCGGACGACTTCGACAAGCAGGCCTTCCGCCAGCAGAATCGCGACGACGCCGAACGCCAGGCCCGCTGGATGTTCGTCCGCGACGCCGTGATCGATTACGCCGAGCTTGAGGTAACGGACGAGGACCTGCAGGCGTTCTACGAGGATCAGGCCGACGAACAGGCCGGTCTGACGGTCGATCAGCTGGAGCAGTTCTACAGCCAGATGCCGCAGATGCAGGAGCGCGCCAACCAGCAGATCCTCAGCGACAAGGTCTACGATTATCTGATCGACGCCTTCGACACGCAGCGCAAGTCGCTGGATGAGTTCGAAGACGAGCTCAAGGAAAAGCACGAGCAGCGCCAGGCACTCGCAGGCGGTGCACCAGCCGGACACGGGCATGCGCACGGCCACGATCATGACCACGACCACTCGCACTGA
- a CDS encoding ABC transporter permease, with protein MQKILLILRSEFWRRARSKAFILATLLVPVFIVLASILPSVFIYLGEQQSDDQTIAVVDETGRLLSALQAEAGDGTRYQFTASDAPADSLRDRVLRGDLDAYLVLPATLLDGEGTPAYFSTESGGMTGPMRLENLIERTVRNTRLTDRNVPDEVRQIMNANLNLSAHTITEEGTEQQSALSGLLGLMMALAVYIAVFVYGQYVMQGVIEEKSNRVVEVVVSSVKPFELLMGKVLGIGSLGLMQMVVWLVLAGAGLTFGGTILALFLDPADLGVAPDASSQAMMEAAGVTLPTVPLSLIFWFIMFFLGGYLLYASLFAAVGSAVEQQQDAQNLLYVVVLPLVIPIIAATYVLQLPNSTMSVVLSHIPFFSPVLMPVRMSATTVPTWEVLIAYALLGATFMVMIWLASRIYRVGIFMYGKAASLSEIARWATRQHG; from the coding sequence ATGCAAAAGATTCTCCTCATTCTCCGAAGCGAGTTCTGGCGCCGCGCCCGATCGAAGGCGTTTATTCTCGCGACCCTTCTCGTCCCGGTCTTCATCGTGCTCGCGTCGATCCTGCCGTCTGTGTTCATCTACCTGGGCGAGCAGCAGAGCGACGACCAGACGATTGCCGTCGTCGATGAAACGGGGCGCCTCCTGTCGGCGCTGCAGGCAGAAGCTGGCGATGGTACGCGCTACCAGTTCACCGCGAGCGATGCTCCTGCCGACTCGCTGCGGGATCGTGTCCTCCGTGGCGACCTGGATGCCTACCTCGTGCTCCCTGCGACGCTGCTCGACGGCGAGGGTACGCCGGCCTACTTCAGCACCGAGAGCGGCGGTATGACCGGCCCGATGCGACTCGAGAACCTGATCGAACGAACGGTGCGCAACACCCGCCTCACGGATCGTAACGTGCCGGATGAGGTGCGCCAGATCATGAATGCGAACCTCAACCTCTCGGCGCACACGATCACGGAAGAGGGCACCGAGCAGCAGAGCGCACTCAGCGGACTACTCGGGCTGATGATGGCACTCGCCGTGTACATCGCCGTCTTTGTCTACGGTCAGTACGTGATGCAGGGCGTCATCGAAGAGAAAAGCAATCGCGTCGTCGAGGTTGTGGTGTCCTCCGTGAAACCCTTCGAGTTGCTGATGGGCAAAGTCCTGGGCATCGGAAGTCTTGGCCTCATGCAGATGGTGGTCTGGCTTGTACTTGCGGGAGCGGGACTCACCTTCGGCGGGACGATCCTCGCCCTGTTTCTTGACCCGGCCGATCTCGGCGTCGCGCCGGACGCGTCCAGCCAGGCGATGATGGAGGCCGCTGGCGTCACTCTTCCGACCGTGCCGCTGAGCCTGATCTTCTGGTTCATCATGTTCTTCCTCGGCGGCTACTTGCTCTACGCCAGCCTGTTTGCCGCCGTGGGCTCGGCGGTGGAGCAGCAACAGGACGCCCAGAACCTGCTCTACGTTGTCGTCCTCCCGCTCGTCATCCCGATCATCGCAGCGACGTACGTCCTTCAGCTTCCCAACAGCACGATGTCGGTGGTGCTCTCCCACATCCCGTTCTTCTCGCCGGTCCTGATGCCCGTGCGCATGTCAGCGACCACGGTACCGACCTGGGAGGTGCTAATTGCGTATGCCCTGCTCGGCGCCACCTTCATGGTGATGATCTGGCTCGCAAGCCGTATCTACCGCGTGGGCATCTTCATGTATGGAAAAGCCGCCAGCCTGTCCGAGATTGCGCGCTGGGCGACACGGCAACACGGATAG
- a CDS encoding ABC transporter ATP-binding protein, with protein sequence MAHLEVSNITKRYGSTTAVDDVSFSAEPGRILGLLGPNGAGKTSTIRMITYITGPDTGEIRYDGKRVGEWSQQRMGYLPEERGLYKQLRVKEQLVYLGRLKGMSKSDASDRVDYWLDRFDATDWASMKTEELSKGMQQKVQFIATLLHDPSLLILDEPFSGLDPINSDLLRDIILELRQDDRTILFASHRMEQVEQLCDDICLMARGEIVLDGELQDVKRQFGNNTVVVEFDGSDAFIDDLLQTGSVRVNTRSAHRAELTLVGETPARQVLDAALEHVDELYRFERTAPPLSEIFVEVVGEQEAQRMQEEAVAA encoded by the coding sequence ATGGCTCACCTGGAGGTCTCCAACATCACGAAGCGATACGGCTCTACCACGGCTGTTGATGATGTCTCGTTTTCCGCTGAACCCGGACGCATCCTCGGTCTGCTCGGCCCGAACGGCGCGGGAAAGACATCCACGATTCGGATGATCACGTACATCACCGGGCCAGATACCGGCGAGATTCGGTATGACGGGAAGCGCGTCGGCGAATGGAGTCAGCAACGCATGGGCTACCTGCCGGAGGAGCGCGGGCTGTACAAGCAGCTGCGCGTCAAGGAGCAGCTCGTCTACCTCGGCAGGCTGAAGGGCATGTCGAAGTCGGATGCCTCGGACCGCGTCGACTACTGGCTCGATCGCTTCGACGCAACCGACTGGGCCTCGATGAAGACGGAGGAGCTCTCGAAGGGCATGCAGCAGAAAGTGCAATTCATCGCGACCCTGCTGCATGACCCATCGCTCCTGATCCTCGACGAACCGTTCAGCGGACTCGACCCGATCAACTCGGATCTTCTGCGCGACATCATCCTGGAGCTTCGACAGGACGACCGCACGATCCTCTTCGCCTCGCACCGCATGGAGCAGGTCGAACAGCTGTGTGACGACATCTGCCTGATGGCCCGCGGGGAAATCGTTCTCGATGGGGAGCTGCAGGACGTCAAACGGCAGTTTGGCAATAACACGGTCGTCGTGGAATTCGACGGGTCGGATGCCTTCATTGACGACTTGCTGCAAACAGGCTCCGTTCGCGTGAACACCCGGAGTGCGCACCGTGCGGAACTGACTCTCGTTGGCGAGACTCCCGCCCGACAGGTCCTGGATGCCGCCCTCGAACACGTCGACGAACTGTACCGATTCGAGCGCACTGCTCCGCCGCTGAGCGAGATCTTTGTCGAGGTCGTTGGCGAGCAAGAAGCCCAACGCATGCAGGAGGAGGCGGTCGCCGCCTGA
- a CDS encoding DUF4290 domain-containing protein, with product MRYDNVMVDRQVGRNAELFSRSIADLDSREERYPYLRILVSLVEQAHPEWKSTPTKDDQVTDLVVRLSDGKLDEEEVKDVLKMKTKEKKR from the coding sequence ATGCGATACGACAACGTGATGGTCGACCGTCAGGTGGGCCGAAATGCAGAACTGTTCTCCCGCTCGATTGCCGACCTCGATTCCCGCGAGGAGCGCTATCCCTACCTTCGGATTTTGGTGAGCCTCGTCGAGCAGGCACATCCCGAGTGGAAGTCCACGCCGACCAAGGACGACCAGGTAACGGATCTAGTGGTTCGCCTCAGTGACGGAAAGCTGGATGAGGAGGAGGTGAAGGACGTGCTAAAGATGAAGACCAAGGAGAAGAAGCGGTAA